One genomic region from Bacillus rossius redtenbacheri isolate Brsri chromosome 6, Brsri_v3, whole genome shotgun sequence encodes:
- the LOC134533358 gene encoding mucin-3A-like, producing the protein MTNQVTSQVTSHVTSQVTTQVTTQVTTNHVTSHVTSHVTTQVTSHDTIHVTSQVTSQVTIHVTSQVTSQVTNHVTSHVTNQVTSYVTSHVTSQVTNQVTIHVTSHETSHVTTQVTTQVTSQVTSHVTSHVASHVTTQVTSHVTIQVTSQVTSQPGDQQVTNQVTSHVTNQVTNQVTSHVTNQVTSHVTNYVTIAVTNHVTSQVTSQVTSQVTSHVTSHVTSQVTSHVTNQFTSYVTSHVTSHVTSHVTSHVTSQVTSHVTSHVTSQVTSQVTSHVTNQDTSYVTSHVTTQVISQVTSHVTNQVTSYVTSQVTSQVTSHVTIHVTTQVTSHVTIHVTTQVTSQVTSHVTNQVTSYVTSQVTSQVTSQVTNHVTSNVTNQVTSYVTSHVTTQVTSQVTSHVTNQVTSHVTSQVTNYVTSHVTSHVTSHVTSHVTSHVTSQVTSQVNSQVTSYVTNQVTNHVTNQVTSYVTSHVTTQVTSQVTSHVTNQVTSYVTSQVTSQVTNQVTSQVTSQVTSHVTNQVTSHVTTQVTSQTLPSPLPMPRGKRHQAADSYQLAGGRKTTSKLCLSLGMAGSSHQ; encoded by the exons ATGACCAACCAGGTGACCAGCCAGGTAACCAGCCATGTGACCAGCCAGGTGACCACCCAGGTGACCACCCAGGTGACAACCAACCATGTGACTAGCCATGTGACCAGCCATGTGACCACCCAGGTGACCAGCCATGACACCATCCATGTGACCAGCCAGGTGACCAGCCAGGTGACCATCCATGTGACCAGCCAGGTGACCAGCCAGGTGACCAACCATGTGACCAGCCATGTGACCAACCAGGTCACCAGCTATGTGACCAGCCATGTGACCAGCCAGGTGACCAACCAGGTGACCATCCATGTGACCAGCCATGAGACCAGCCATGTGACCACCCAGGTGACCACCCAGGTGACCAGCCAGGTAACCAGCCATGTGACTAGCCATGTGGCCAGCCATGTGACCACCCAGGTGACCAGCCATGTGACCATCCAGGTGACCAGCCAGGTGACCAGCCAG CCAGGTGATCAGCAGGTGACCAACCAAGTGACCAGCCATGTGACCAACCAGGTGACCAACCAAGTAACCAGCCATGTGACAAACCAGGTGACCAGCCATGTGACCAATTATGTGACCATCGCTGTGACCAACCATGTGACCAGCCAGGTAACCAGCCAGGTGACCAGCCAGGTAACCAGCCATGTGACCAGCCATGTGACCAGCCAGGTAACCAGCCATGTGACCAACCAGTTCACCAGCTATGTGACCAGCCATGTGACCAGCCATGTGACCAGCCATGTGACCAGCCATGTGACCAGCCAGGTGACCAGCCATGTGACCAGCCATGTGACCAGCCAGGTGACCAGCCAGGTAACCAGCCATGTGACCAACCAGGACACCAGCTATGTGACCAGCCATGTGACCACCCAGGTGATCAGCCAAGTAACCAGCCATGTGACCAACCAGGTGACCAGCTATGTGACCAGCCAGGTGACCAGCCAGGTGACCAGCCATGTGACCATCCATGTGACCACCCAGGTGACCAGCCATGTGACCATCCATGTGACCACCCAGGTGACCAGCCAAGTAACCAGCCATGTGACCAACCAGGTGACCAGCTATGTGACCAGCCAGGTGACCAGCCAGGTGACCAGCCAGGTGACCAACCATGTGACCAGCAATGTGACCAACCAGGTCACCAGCTATGTGACCAGCCATGTGACCACCCAGGTGACCAGCCAAGTAACCAGCCATGTGACCAACCAGGTGACCAGCCATGTGACCAGCCAGGTGACCAATTATGTGACCAGCCATGTGACCAGCCATGTGACCAGCCATGTGACCAGCCATGTGACCAGCCATGTGACCAGCCAGGTAACCAGCCAGGTGAATAGCCAGGTGACCAGCTATGTGACCAACCAGGTTACCAACCATGTGACCAACCAGGTCACCAGCTATGTGACCAGCCATGTGACCACCCAGGTGACCAGCCAAGTAACCAGCCATGTGACCAACCAGGTGACCAGCTATGTGACCAGCCAGGTGACCAGCCAGGTGACCAACCAGGTGACCAGCCAGGTGACCAGCCAG GTGACCAGCCATGTGACCAACCAGGTGACCAGCCATGTGACCACCCAGGTGACCAGCCAG ACCCTCCCCTCCCCTCTGCCCATGCCTCGAGGCAAGCGCCACCAGGCGGCGGATAGCTACCAGCTAGCGGGAGGGCGCAAAACTACATCAAAACTATGTCTCAGTCTCGGCATGGCGGGTTCGTCGCACCAGTGA